A window of the Chloroflexus sp. Y-396-1 genome harbors these coding sequences:
- the aroA gene encoding 3-phosphoshikimate 1-carboxyvinyltransferase — protein MTGITLTAPKRLRGVISVPGDKSISHRAVLLNAIAEGRARITNFLPGADCLSTVACVRALGVTVEQLAERELVVHGAGLGGLQEPTDVLDCGNSGTTLRLLAGLLAGHPFFSVLTGDASLRSRPQRRIVVPLRAMGAQLDGRADGDRAPLTIRGATLRGGHYELPIASAQVKSALLLAALNAEAPLTLTGRIDSRDHTERMLAAMGLDISVSSSQITLQPPSAATMPAALSLRVPGDPSSAAFWWVAAAIHPDAELVTPGVCLNPTRTGALDVLRTMGANLEVINERLEGSEPVGDVVVRSSSLRGTTIAGELIPRLIDEIPILAVAAACATGETVIKDAQELRAKETDRIATVAAGLSAMGALVEPTTDGMVISGQPGQLQGTTLNSYHDHRLAMAWAIAAMVARGETTVLEPMAASVSYPEFWQTLAMVQETV, from the coding sequence ATGACAGGTATAACACTGACTGCACCGAAACGTCTCCGTGGCGTAATTTCGGTGCCAGGCGATAAATCTATTTCACACCGGGCCGTGTTGTTGAATGCTATTGCAGAAGGTCGTGCACGAATTACCAATTTCTTGCCCGGTGCTGATTGTCTTTCGACGGTGGCGTGTGTTCGTGCACTCGGGGTAACGGTAGAGCAACTGGCTGAACGTGAGTTGGTTGTGCATGGGGCGGGGTTAGGTGGCTTGCAAGAGCCAACTGATGTACTCGATTGTGGTAATTCGGGTACGACCCTCCGATTGCTGGCCGGATTACTGGCCGGTCATCCGTTTTTCAGTGTCTTGACTGGTGACGCTTCGCTCCGTTCACGTCCGCAACGTCGGATTGTCGTGCCTTTGCGTGCTATGGGAGCACAGCTCGATGGTCGGGCTGATGGTGATCGAGCACCGCTGACGATCCGTGGCGCGACGTTGCGTGGTGGTCATTACGAGTTGCCAATCGCTTCGGCGCAAGTGAAGTCGGCGCTCCTCCTGGCAGCATTGAATGCTGAGGCTCCCCTGACCCTAACCGGTCGGATCGATTCGCGCGATCATACCGAACGTATGCTGGCAGCGATGGGGCTTGATATTTCCGTTTCGTCGTCACAGATCACGCTTCAGCCGCCATCGGCTGCAACAATGCCCGCTGCCCTCTCGCTGCGCGTTCCCGGTGATCCTTCATCGGCTGCATTCTGGTGGGTCGCGGCAGCAATCCATCCCGATGCTGAATTAGTGACACCTGGTGTCTGTCTCAATCCTACTCGTACTGGCGCACTCGACGTGTTGCGGACTATGGGCGCAAATCTTGAGGTCATCAATGAACGGCTTGAAGGGAGTGAACCGGTTGGTGATGTAGTTGTCCGTTCGTCATCGCTACGCGGGACGACGATTGCCGGTGAGCTTATTCCCCGCTTGATCGATGAAATTCCGATCCTGGCTGTAGCGGCTGCGTGTGCAACTGGTGAAACAGTAATCAAAGACGCGCAAGAACTACGGGCCAAAGAGACCGATCGTATCGCGACGGTCGCTGCCGGTTTAAGCGCTATGGGGGCGCTGGTTGAACCAACTACCGATGGAATGGTTATCAGCGGGCAGCCTGGTCAGCTTCAGGGCACGACCCTCAACAGTTACCACGATCATCGGCTGGCAATGGCTTGGGCAATTGCCGCTATGGTAGCTCGTGGTGAAACAACAGTTCTTGAACCAATGGCCGCATCAGTAAGCTATCCGGAATTCTGGCAAACTCTGGCAATGGTTCAGGAGACAGTATGA
- a CDS encoding winged helix-turn-helix domain-containing protein encodes MQSAPAPQLIIKRSNGEYREIVWDRPIITVGRDGSNDIIIDHPLASRRHARFEQTEEGFFVRDLDSTNGTFLNQERLIGIRSLHHSDQILIADTVITFSDPAATMKGTLDPALLRAVRAEIRVDEPTKSVYIRGELLSPPLTVKEFQLLALLYRRQGEVVSKEEIANQVWDYAIFDYNAIDALVYRLRQRIEPDPSKPRYLITQRGFGYKLVVAPDLDSKA; translated from the coding sequence ATGCAATCCGCTCCCGCCCCTCAACTGATTATCAAGCGAAGTAATGGGGAATACCGCGAGATCGTGTGGGATCGACCGATCATTACGGTTGGTCGTGATGGATCGAATGATATTATCATTGATCACCCGCTCGCTTCACGACGCCATGCCCGCTTTGAGCAAACTGAAGAAGGGTTTTTTGTCCGTGATCTCGATAGCACGAACGGCACATTTCTCAATCAGGAACGCCTGATTGGTATCCGTAGCCTGCACCATTCTGATCAAATCTTGATCGCCGATACCGTTATTACATTTAGCGACCCGGCAGCAACGATGAAGGGAACGCTTGATCCGGCGTTGTTGCGTGCAGTTCGGGCCGAAATCCGGGTCGATGAACCGACAAAATCGGTGTACATCCGTGGTGAATTACTGTCGCCACCGCTGACGGTGAAGGAGTTTCAGTTGTTGGCCCTGCTCTATCGACGACAAGGCGAGGTGGTGAGTAAAGAAGAGATTGCCAATCAGGTGTGGGATTACGCTATCTTTGACTACAATGCAATTGATGCGCTGGTCTATCGCCTGCGTCAGCGGATTGAACCAGACCCATCAAAACCACGGTACCTGATTACCCAACGCGGGTTTGGCTACAAACTGGTTGTGGCACCCGATCTGGACTCGAAAGCGTAA
- a CDS encoding serine/threonine-protein kinase: MSSGSGRRIGRYEVIEELGRGGMARVYRARDTQLQRIVALKVLAAQLSLDAEFIKRFEREARTAANLRHPHIVTIYDIGEDQGIHYIAMEYIAGRPLHSILEQYGALGLGYAIAILEPIAQALDYAHQAGAVHRDVKPHNILIDRNGRVVLTDFGIAQTQEADDQRLTRTGVFMGTPEYISPEQAEARRVDGRSDLYSLAVVAYEVIAGRVPFSGATPQLIVAHAQLPPPPITSFMPDLPTDLDLVLTRALAKRPERRFQTGAAFIAALREVAERNGIAPVSTSELAALVEPSLQSMPTAPAPVPLEPPVLQSVAHKAKPAPAQLASSDGEAVSRRKEPAVSNAGHNQPGTPPPPASPVRPRHHDPEPVVRAPALPPDRSEQLPFFIIGGLLLIVVMAMIFLLIRNLNASAGSPPTATAPVGPSPTLAVPLPTATATFTVVPTLMPTETSTPSVTPTLPPPTPVPPTAPPLPPPPPPPSPTATVTPTATPPPTATLTPTATEAATPTVSPTPTETVSPTATETTTPTVSPTPTETTTPTVSPTPTETVTPTVASTPTSSPTPTETPLPTSVVVTPIYP; this comes from the coding sequence GTGAGTAGTGGAAGCGGACGGCGCATCGGTCGTTATGAGGTGATCGAGGAGCTTGGTCGCGGTGGTATGGCCCGCGTGTATCGGGCACGTGATACGCAGCTTCAGCGGATCGTCGCGCTGAAAGTATTGGCCGCACAGCTAAGTCTCGACGCTGAATTCATCAAGCGATTTGAACGCGAGGCACGCACTGCGGCTAATTTGCGTCATCCCCATATCGTCACTATTTACGACATTGGTGAGGATCAGGGCATCCACTATATCGCAATGGAGTACATTGCCGGCCGACCACTGCACTCGATTCTCGAACAGTATGGTGCGCTTGGTCTTGGCTATGCCATCGCTATTCTGGAACCAATCGCTCAGGCACTCGATTATGCCCATCAGGCTGGCGCCGTTCACCGTGATGTCAAACCGCACAATATTTTAATTGATCGTAATGGCCGTGTCGTTCTGACCGATTTTGGAATTGCGCAGACGCAAGAGGCGGATGATCAGCGTCTGACGCGCACCGGCGTGTTTATGGGAACACCAGAGTACATTTCGCCCGAACAAGCCGAGGCCCGGCGTGTTGATGGGCGGAGCGACCTGTACTCGCTCGCGGTGGTCGCGTATGAAGTGATTGCCGGTCGCGTACCGTTTAGTGGCGCTACACCCCAACTGATCGTTGCTCATGCGCAACTACCACCGCCACCTATCACATCGTTTATGCCTGATCTCCCGACCGACCTCGATCTGGTACTTACCCGTGCACTGGCCAAACGACCAGAGCGTCGCTTTCAGACGGGTGCGGCGTTCATAGCCGCTTTACGTGAGGTGGCCGAACGGAATGGGATTGCGCCGGTCAGTACCTCTGAACTGGCTGCACTGGTTGAACCATCACTGCAATCAATGCCGACGGCACCAGCCCCTGTGCCACTTGAGCCACCTGTGCTACAATCAGTAGCACACAAAGCGAAGCCTGCACCTGCACAGCTAGCTTCTTCAGATGGAGAAGCAGTTAGTCGGCGCAAAGAACCAGCGGTATCAAACGCTGGGCACAATCAACCGGGAACTCCGCCGCCACCTGCATCGCCAGTACGACCCAGACACCACGACCCGGAACCGGTGGTGAGAGCACCAGCTTTACCTCCTGATCGCTCTGAGCAACTGCCATTTTTTATTATCGGTGGTTTGCTCTTGATTGTGGTTATGGCGATGATATTCCTGCTTATTCGTAACCTCAATGCCAGTGCTGGTTCACCACCAACTGCTACTGCTCCGGTTGGTCCATCACCGACCCTTGCCGTACCACTGCCAACTGCAACGGCAACGTTCACGGTAGTACCTACTCTGATGCCAACGGAAACATCAACGCCGAGTGTAACTCCGACACTTCCGCCACCAACGCCTGTGCCACCGACAGCACCACCACTGCCACCTCCGCCACCACCGCCGTCACCGACGGCTACAGTTACGCCGACGGCTACACCCCCACCGACCGCGACGCTCACACCTACAGCAACGGAAGCGGCGACGCCGACCGTCTCGCCTACGCCGACCGAGACGGTCTCACCTACAGCAACGGAAACGACCACGCCAACCGTCTCACCCACGCCGACGGAAACGACCACGCCAACCGTCTCACCCACGCCGACGGAAACGGTCACACCTACTGTTGCATCGACACCGACCAGCTCACCTACGCCAACCGAGACGCCATTACCAACGTCGGTTGTGGTAACGCCAATTTATCCGTAG
- a CDS encoding 1,4-alpha-glucan branching protein domain-containing protein yields the protein MPIAFVIEVHVPYLRHPGRRPVGEEQLHTVTAQTLIPLLNLIGELQRHHLPIMITLACSPVALEQWRDPVVNKHFIQWLESRITHHQAELTRFEAERNRHGAYLARFYLDWDRQILRSFTTRYHRNLVGRLQELVSADIITPLCVPASHAILPLLGHESMVRAQLEHGLLYISRYLKRPEGLWLPAYAWRAGIENIALDLDLRYVIIDPDSVEHGQLPGWLIPKRLAAIGVESDLAKHIWSTELGYPGDPLYRNPADPTGYTANGSGSPRPYDPYDALRRAQEHANHFAEQLLYRFTQLSPDTTIVVPIDARLWSSNWFEGPTWFQAVLTRCATDTRLRLTHPGTILNHLSGTSTVSLQTGLWHSDCDADLPSPLHHRYRELLHQAEQCFAELVAHNPAAEGLRERVLSQAARELLLAEMSDWVEDAHNLGWQRYLDRFDQILTLARQESLSATDLFTLEQIESQDAIFPVLNYRLFGEKYHQPPKS from the coding sequence ATGCCAATCGCATTTGTAATCGAAGTGCATGTACCGTACCTACGCCATCCTGGCAGACGCCCTGTTGGGGAAGAACAATTACATACGGTTACCGCGCAGACACTGATCCCACTGCTCAATCTGATTGGTGAGCTACAACGTCATCACCTGCCGATAATGATAACCCTTGCTTGCTCACCGGTTGCATTAGAGCAGTGGCGTGATCCGGTCGTGAACAAACATTTTATCCAATGGCTGGAAAGCCGAATTACGCACCATCAGGCCGAATTAACGCGGTTTGAAGCCGAAAGGAATCGGCATGGGGCGTATCTGGCCCGTTTTTACCTCGATTGGGATCGGCAAATTCTACGCAGTTTCACTACTCGTTATCATCGTAATCTGGTTGGCCGGTTGCAAGAATTGGTGTCCGCCGACATCATCACTCCACTCTGCGTTCCGGCCAGTCATGCGATATTGCCTCTGTTGGGCCACGAGAGTATGGTGCGCGCACAGCTTGAGCATGGTTTGCTATACATATCGCGCTACCTTAAACGTCCCGAAGGGCTATGGCTACCCGCTTACGCTTGGCGTGCCGGAATTGAAAACATCGCCCTTGACCTGGATTTGCGGTACGTTATCATTGATCCCGATAGTGTGGAGCATGGCCAGTTACCGGGTTGGCTCATTCCAAAACGCCTGGCCGCTATCGGAGTAGAAAGCGATCTCGCCAAGCACATCTGGTCGACCGAGCTGGGATACCCCGGTGATCCGCTCTACCGCAATCCTGCAGATCCAACCGGCTACACGGCTAACGGATCTGGATCGCCGCGACCGTATGATCCATATGATGCCCTACGACGTGCGCAAGAGCATGCTAATCACTTTGCCGAACAGCTCCTCTACCGTTTCACCCAACTTTCACCTGATACCACTATCGTCGTGCCAATCGATGCCCGTCTATGGAGCAGCAACTGGTTTGAAGGTCCGACCTGGTTCCAGGCTGTATTAACGCGCTGTGCAACTGATACCCGTCTCCGGTTAACACACCCTGGGACGATCCTGAACCATCTGTCCGGCACCAGTACGGTTTCGCTACAGACCGGACTGTGGCACAGTGATTGCGACGCTGACTTGCCATCACCTCTTCATCACCGTTACCGGGAGTTATTGCATCAGGCTGAGCAGTGTTTTGCCGAATTGGTAGCTCACAACCCGGCTGCCGAAGGGCTGCGTGAACGAGTGCTTAGTCAGGCGGCACGTGAATTGCTGCTGGCCGAAATGAGCGATTGGGTCGAGGATGCACACAATTTGGGCTGGCAACGCTACCTTGATCGTTTTGATCAGATATTAACGCTCGCTCGCCAGGAGTCGTTGAGTGCCACCGACCTTTTCACACTTGAACAGATCGAGAGCCAGGACGCTATCTTTCCGGTATTGAATTATCGACTGTTTGGAGAGAAATATCACCAGCCACCGAAATCCTGA
- a CDS encoding bifunctional 2-polyprenyl-6-hydroxyphenol methylase/3-demethylubiquinol 3-O-methyltransferase UbiG, with product MADLETIRCYNQLARQHAAFQRSQQPTAIYRLIETFFHPGAPTIDVGSGSGRDVAWLNQHGYPAIGLEPLPMMIAEARKAYPDIEVRLDSLPELSSIEDASFDNVLCVAVLMHLPPSDLRCAVVHLARILRPGGRLIVSYRTPPPEGERAIDGRLFTAISPAAFTSLLAANGFQLLFLEEIPDHSRPLIRWWNVVAEKILLSGSADCRPVY from the coding sequence ATGGCTGATCTCGAAACGATCCGCTGCTACAACCAACTGGCCCGCCAACATGCTGCGTTTCAGCGCAGTCAACAGCCAACTGCGATTTACCGTCTGATCGAAACCTTCTTTCACCCTGGTGCTCCAACCATTGACGTCGGAAGTGGCAGTGGTCGTGATGTTGCATGGCTCAACCAGCATGGTTATCCGGCTATCGGTCTGGAACCGTTACCAATGATGATTGCCGAAGCACGAAAGGCGTACCCGGACATTGAGGTGCGACTGGATTCACTTCCCGAACTGAGCAGTATAGAGGATGCTAGCTTTGACAATGTGCTTTGTGTGGCGGTGCTGATGCACCTTCCTCCCAGCGATCTGCGGTGTGCAGTTGTTCATCTGGCCCGCATCCTACGTCCTGGTGGGCGTCTCATTGTCTCGTACCGCACCCCACCGCCAGAAGGCGAACGGGCAATTGATGGGCGTCTCTTCACCGCAATTTCGCCCGCTGCGTTTACGTCGTTACTCGCAGCAAACGGCTTCCAACTATTGTTTCTGGAAGAGATACCAGACCATTCCCGTCCGCTGATACGTTGGTGGAACGTGGTAGCCGAGAAAATCCTGTTATCTGGGAGCGCAGACTGCCGGCCCGTGTACTGA
- a CDS encoding ABC transporter permease, with protein MSLRRIFILLYREAVQGPKNVVFIFTIVVPIGLSLALGLIFGTFFSGKPRLGIVDLGASRITQLAETMPGLIVRRYSGETDLRTAVAGGVVDVGVVLAADFDQQIMSNQRGSITVYVWGESLLRDRVLIGTVLIDWLREVAGHESPVVVKTTVLGANSEWSWQQRLLPLLVLMTVVFGALMLPASSLVAEKQHRTLAALLVTPVTRGELYIAKGILGVVLSTVMAVLVLALNGAWNDQIWLVLLVLLLGAILSAEFGILLGVLVNDINSLFAMVKALGLILYAPALISLFPILPQWIAAFFPTFYIVDPVIAIVQRGATLNDIAPQLTVVCVMIVALAVGLAVNPPRPFWKRRGSEVR; from the coding sequence ATGAGTCTACGGCGAATCTTTATCTTGTTGTACCGCGAGGCGGTACAGGGGCCAAAGAATGTTGTGTTCATCTTCACGATCGTTGTACCGATCGGCTTAAGTCTCGCTCTGGGTTTGATCTTCGGCACATTTTTTAGTGGGAAACCGCGATTAGGCATAGTCGATCTTGGTGCATCGCGGATCACACAGTTGGCTGAAACAATGCCGGGATTAATCGTTCGACGTTACAGTGGTGAAACCGATCTCCGTACTGCCGTTGCCGGTGGTGTAGTAGATGTTGGTGTGGTGTTGGCTGCTGATTTCGATCAGCAGATAATGAGTAATCAACGTGGCAGCATAACCGTCTACGTGTGGGGTGAGAGTTTATTGCGCGATCGAGTGTTGATCGGTACGGTCTTGATTGATTGGCTGCGTGAGGTGGCCGGTCACGAATCGCCAGTGGTGGTAAAGACAACAGTACTGGGTGCAAACAGTGAATGGTCGTGGCAACAACGATTGCTCCCGCTTCTCGTATTGATGACGGTCGTTTTTGGTGCCCTGATGTTGCCGGCATCTTCGTTGGTGGCCGAGAAACAGCATCGCACGCTGGCTGCCTTACTCGTTACTCCGGTTACGCGAGGGGAGCTTTACATTGCTAAAGGAATTCTCGGGGTTGTTTTGAGTACGGTGATGGCAGTATTGGTGTTGGCGCTCAACGGCGCCTGGAACGATCAGATCTGGTTGGTACTCCTGGTGTTATTACTGGGGGCAATATTATCAGCCGAGTTTGGTATTTTGCTTGGCGTGTTGGTCAACGACATCAATTCACTCTTTGCAATGGTGAAAGCGTTGGGATTGATTCTGTACGCACCGGCCCTGATTTCATTATTCCCGATCCTCCCACAATGGATTGCAGCGTTCTTCCCAACGTTTTATATTGTTGATCCGGTTATTGCGATTGTGCAGCGGGGAGCAACGCTGAATGATATTGCCCCGCAGCTTACGGTCGTGTGCGTAATGATCGTTGCGCTGGCAGTTGGATTGGCGGTAAACCCTCCTCGTCCGTTTTGGAAGAGGAGGGGTTCAGAGGTGAGGTAA
- a CDS encoding ABC transporter permease, which produces MHITAIWALMVKDARLYAANRLFALVTVLGLVAYIVIYFLLPATVDETLHLGLVIPDTPSALSEMTDNDAVQVTRFTDVEALRKAVASGEVEVGIAFPADLYDQLRQGTQPIVELLLAPEVPPDFVSVYAAAARELSFNLIGQELPVVIKEEILGVDMTDASIAPRQRILPLFAVLVLMVECLGLASLIVAEIEQKTIRALLVTPLTVRDVFVAKTLFGSLFAFGQAMLLLAITGGLVKAPLLNLTALSIGSVLMTGIAFLIATLGRDLMSVMGWGMLALLIMALPTFTVLIPGLAADWVRIIPTYYLVDTLHRSLNFGADWNDVGGNLLLLTAFALLSLALGMAALQRRFV; this is translated from the coding sequence ATGCACATAACCGCAATCTGGGCGCTAATGGTGAAGGATGCACGTCTTTACGCTGCCAACCGCTTATTCGCACTGGTAACGGTGCTCGGTCTGGTTGCGTATATCGTTATCTATTTTCTCTTACCGGCGACGGTCGATGAGACGTTGCACCTGGGTCTTGTCATTCCCGACACGCCATCAGCATTGTCTGAAATGACAGACAATGATGCAGTCCAGGTTACTCGATTCACGGATGTCGAAGCGTTACGAAAGGCGGTAGCATCTGGTGAAGTAGAAGTCGGGATTGCTTTTCCGGCTGATCTTTACGATCAACTCCGGCAGGGTACGCAACCAATCGTTGAACTCTTGCTTGCGCCAGAAGTACCGCCGGATTTTGTAAGTGTCTATGCGGCGGCAGCGCGTGAATTGAGTTTCAATCTGATCGGGCAAGAGTTACCGGTCGTGATCAAGGAAGAAATACTTGGTGTTGATATGACCGATGCGTCGATTGCTCCTCGTCAACGCATTTTACCTCTTTTTGCTGTACTGGTGTTGATGGTTGAGTGCCTTGGCCTGGCCAGCTTAATCGTCGCTGAAATCGAGCAGAAAACGATCCGGGCGCTGTTAGTGACACCCTTAACTGTACGCGATGTCTTTGTCGCGAAGACGTTATTCGGTTCACTGTTCGCCTTTGGGCAAGCGATGCTATTGCTGGCAATTACCGGTGGATTGGTGAAAGCGCCGCTGCTTAACCTTACGGCTCTGAGTATCGGATCAGTCCTAATGACCGGAATTGCCTTTCTCATTGCGACGCTTGGGCGTGATCTGATGTCGGTTATGGGATGGGGCATGCTGGCATTGTTGATAATGGCCTTGCCAACATTTACCGTGCTGATACCCGGCTTAGCGGCGGATTGGGTTCGGATCATTCCTACCTACTATCTGGTTGATACCCTTCATCGTTCGCTCAACTTCGGTGCTGATTGGAACGATGTTGGCGGTAATCTGCTCCTGTTGACCGCTTTTGCGTTGCTTAGCCTGGCGCTCGGTATGGCAGCGCTACAACGGAGGTTCGTATGA
- a CDS encoding ABC transporter ATP-binding protein: MAEPAIVAESLTYRYGNLLAVDHISFTVERGEILGFLGPNGAGKSTTVKILTGQLRPMSGRAILLGIDVARYPKQVHARIGVCFEQPNLYEELSGVDNLRLFARLFNIRDIDIAGLLRRVGLDGRGDDLVGHYSKGMKQRLMIARALVNRPDILFLDEPTEGLDPTSAEAIRRVICEEQERGATVFLTTHDMYEADRLCNRVAFINSGRIVALDTPHNLKQQYGKRMVRAEVVGPDGSLLTREIILDQPETAHQIADLFQHERVVTLHSEEATLEDIFIQLTGRALV, translated from the coding sequence ATGGCTGAACCTGCTATTGTCGCCGAGTCGTTGACCTATCGCTATGGCAATCTGCTCGCAGTTGATCACATCAGCTTTACAGTAGAACGCGGGGAAATTCTGGGTTTTCTGGGGCCGAATGGTGCCGGTAAGTCGACTACCGTGAAGATACTGACGGGCCAACTGCGACCGATGAGTGGACGAGCTATCTTATTAGGCATTGATGTGGCCCGCTATCCCAAACAGGTACATGCGCGCATCGGTGTCTGTTTTGAGCAACCAAACCTCTACGAAGAACTGAGTGGGGTTGATAATCTACGCCTCTTTGCCCGTTTGTTCAATATCCGTGACATTGATATTGCCGGTCTGCTCCGCCGAGTTGGTCTTGATGGCAGAGGAGATGATCTGGTTGGGCACTATTCAAAAGGGATGAAACAGCGTTTGATGATTGCCCGTGCATTGGTGAATCGTCCAGATATTCTCTTTCTGGATGAACCAACCGAAGGACTCGACCCGACCTCTGCCGAAGCGATTAGACGGGTGATTTGTGAAGAGCAGGAACGTGGGGCAACCGTGTTCCTGACCACGCATGATATGTATGAGGCCGATCGGCTGTGCAATCGTGTGGCATTTATCAATAGTGGTCGAATCGTTGCTCTTGATACGCCTCACAATCTCAAGCAGCAGTATGGGAAACGTATGGTACGTGCTGAAGTGGTAGGTCCCGATGGTTCACTGCTGACCCGCGAGATTATCCTCGACCAACCTGAAACTGCGCACCAGATCGCCGATCTGTTTCAGCACGAACGGGTGGTCACATTACACAGTGAAGAAGCAACCCTTGAAGACATCTTTATTCAGCTTACCGGTCGTGCGTTAGTCTGA
- a CDS encoding DoxX family membrane protein — MKRTIPWQRAGRITLLVLRYIFGATFAYGAYHKITRRWMTSSVLREHFEQRLSEIDPNSFSAAYLRFFAIPFYRPIAWVLTIGQVIVAFSMLTGIGVRQSAALALFLLVNISAGSYFNASMPPYLITAVLLMLDKGEQDRDREQVVHQVSP, encoded by the coding sequence ATGAAACGCACAATTCCATGGCAAAGAGCGGGTCGCATCACACTCCTAGTGTTACGGTACATCTTTGGAGCAACATTTGCCTACGGCGCCTACCACAAAATCACCCGACGCTGGATGACCTCGTCGGTACTGCGTGAGCATTTCGAACAGCGTTTGTCTGAAATCGATCCAAATAGCTTTAGCGCTGCCTACCTGCGTTTCTTCGCTATCCCGTTCTACCGTCCAATTGCCTGGGTGCTGACGATTGGGCAGGTTATTGTAGCGTTCAGTATGCTGACCGGTATTGGCGTGCGACAAAGCGCAGCGCTGGCGCTCTTTTTGTTAGTAAATATTAGTGCTGGCTCATACTTTAATGCCAGTATGCCGCCGTATTTGATCACCGCAGTGTTGTTGATGCTCGATAAGGGAGAGCAGGATCGTGATCGTGAACAGGTTGTTCATCAGGTCTCACCGTAG
- a CDS encoding YceI family protein, with the protein MMTMRQIVLTLGILIVLVIGGLLFYVFRPPEAASGPLEAVPLVLPTVNPTAIPAGEPNPTTTTSVPTATAPPTETAGAIGQPTSTGTVLQLFAIDQSRSEARFLIDEVLRGRPVTVVGVTNQVAGQIALDPNNPQAAQVGVIQINARTLTTDNEFRNRAIKNAILRTNQFELITFTPRLISGLPESVTIGVPFEFTIEGDLTITDVTRPVTFTVTVTPISQTEISGLAKTTVLYRDFNLTIPDSPSVDTVADEVRLELEFVATLVG; encoded by the coding sequence ATGATGACGATGCGACAGATTGTACTCACTCTCGGTATCCTGATAGTACTGGTCATCGGCGGACTACTATTCTATGTCTTCCGGCCACCGGAGGCGGCAAGTGGGCCATTAGAGGCAGTACCACTCGTGCTGCCAACGGTGAATCCAACTGCGATACCTGCCGGTGAGCCAAACCCGACAACCACAACCTCTGTGCCAACCGCAACTGCTCCTCCAACAGAGACCGCCGGAGCAATTGGACAACCTACGTCAACCGGGACAGTGTTACAACTCTTTGCCATTGATCAGAGCCGCTCTGAAGCACGTTTCCTGATCGATGAGGTTTTGCGAGGGAGACCGGTGACCGTCGTTGGGGTTACAAATCAGGTTGCCGGTCAGATTGCGCTTGACCCTAATAACCCACAAGCTGCTCAGGTTGGGGTTATACAGATCAACGCCCGTACTCTGACTACCGATAATGAGTTTCGTAATCGCGCCATTAAGAATGCTATCTTGCGCACCAATCAGTTTGAACTGATTACCTTTACGCCACGGCTGATCAGCGGCTTACCTGAATCGGTGACTATCGGCGTACCGTTTGAATTTACGATTGAAGGTGACTTGACGATCACCGACGTAACCCGACCGGTAACCTTTACCGTAACCGTGACCCCGATCAGTCAGACAGAGATCAGCGGGCTGGCGAAAACTACGGTGCTCTACCGCGATTTCAACCTGACAATTCCCGATTCGCCCTCAGTAGACACGGTTGCCGACGAGGTACGGTTGGAACTGGAATTCGTGGCAACCCTTGTCGGGTAG